From Pandoraea norimbergensis, the proteins below share one genomic window:
- a CDS encoding esterase/lipase family protein encodes MSPPRDAGPSGPSGTTGAVRPYRASRPHVIFGGVEILLSLVVAIATWATWHSPWTTLLWTLLWLPVSHAVGLAAGFTMAANADPTPERRTSGGTNIAIWAYECAASILLLDVYQPWRSTAPTASPTGPARPVAVLLLHGYGCNRAFWLRFSHHLADAGYHNDAINLGPIFGDIDDYAEAIANATQALAERTRLPVVLVGHSMGGIAARACLRRFPTLPVIHTITLGSPHFGTLHARHGIGRNVHQMGLGSEWLVALANGESDAGRARITSIYTYHDNVVYPVRTSVLPGARNIALDKLGHVSLGTHPRARALVLETLERVAQGLRHGA; translated from the coding sequence ATGAGTCCACCGCGCGACGCTGGCCCCTCGGGTCCCTCCGGCACCACCGGGGCAGTTCGCCCCTATCGCGCATCGCGCCCGCACGTCATCTTCGGCGGCGTCGAGATTCTGCTCTCGCTCGTCGTCGCCATCGCCACATGGGCCACGTGGCACAGCCCATGGACCACGCTCCTGTGGACGCTGCTCTGGCTGCCGGTGTCGCACGCCGTTGGCCTCGCGGCAGGATTCACCATGGCGGCCAACGCCGACCCCACACCGGAACGCCGCACAAGCGGCGGTACGAACATCGCCATCTGGGCGTATGAGTGCGCGGCCTCGATCCTGCTGCTCGACGTCTACCAGCCGTGGCGCAGCACCGCACCGACAGCCTCACCCACCGGTCCGGCGCGCCCGGTCGCCGTGTTGCTGTTGCACGGCTACGGCTGCAATCGCGCATTCTGGCTGCGCTTTTCGCACCATCTGGCCGATGCGGGATATCACAACGACGCGATCAATCTCGGGCCGATATTCGGTGACATCGACGACTACGCCGAGGCCATCGCCAACGCTACCCAAGCCTTGGCCGAACGCACCCGCCTGCCGGTCGTGCTGGTCGGGCACAGCATGGGCGGTATTGCGGCACGCGCCTGTCTGCGCCGCTTCCCGACGCTGCCTGTCATCCACACCATCACGCTGGGCTCACCGCATTTCGGCACACTGCACGCCCGTCACGGCATCGGACGCAACGTCCACCAGATGGGCCTCGGCAGTGAATGGCTGGTCGCCCTCGCCAACGGCGAAAGCGATGCCGGGCGCGCGCGCATCACATCGATTTACACGTATCACGACAATGTCGTGTATCCCGTGCGCACTTCCGTATTGCCGGGCGCGCGCAACATCGCACTCGACAAGCTCGGCCACGTGTCGCTCGGCACCCATCCGCGGGCGCGGGCGCTCGTGCTGGAAACCCTCGAACGTGTCGCGCAAGGCTTACGCCACGGGGCTTGA
- a CDS encoding RDD family protein, with protein MPAPDGGSYAVPTLRRRLLSMVYESLLLFGVLFLAGYLFSALTQQHSGLMYRHAMQAWLFLVLGAYFVWFWTHGGQTLAMKTWKIRVVDAHGQSLSFGRAIARYVLAWLWVLPAMALDWTLGLTGWNSVALLSGWIVLWALAMRVMPDHQFVHDRLAGTRLVSVLGK; from the coding sequence ATGCCCGCGCCCGATGGCGGCAGCTACGCCGTGCCGACGCTGCGCCGCCGCCTGTTGTCGATGGTCTACGAGTCGCTACTGCTCTTTGGCGTGCTGTTTCTCGCGGGCTACCTGTTCAGCGCACTGACCCAGCAACACAGCGGACTGATGTATCGCCACGCGATGCAGGCGTGGTTGTTCCTTGTGCTGGGGGCCTACTTCGTATGGTTCTGGACGCATGGCGGGCAGACACTCGCCATGAAGACATGGAAGATCCGCGTGGTCGATGCCCACGGCCAATCGCTTAGCTTCGGCCGTGCCATTGCACGCTACGTGCTCGCGTGGCTCTGGGTTCTGCCCGCGATGGCGCTCGACTGGACGCTGGGTCTGACCGGCTGGAACAGCGTTGCGCTGCTCAGTGGCTGGATCGTGCTCTGGGCGCTGGCCATGCGTGTCATGCCCGATCACCAGTTCGTGCATGACCGCCTCGCGGGCACGCGTCTCGTGAGCGTACTGGGCAAATGA
- a CDS encoding DUF3106 domain-containing protein yields the protein MTRRNVLFLVAALIVAALAGTAALRRSQAPEPISDAPPVVADANASGASAASGVPGVASAAVGSLSGTAASAPAAALPSPGGYWAKLTPAQREALSPLAQDWNRMSDRQREKWVEIAKRFDTLSPEGRKRLHDRMADWVRLTPEQRQLARESYQNAKTLPPDRKAQVWQQYQQLTDDQKKRLAADDKKQSNRPNVVSAPPSGRTGVKNPYAAVHRKDAGTTGKNGSLPVPGPSTPGGASSPAAAPGTGQSASAAAASGTAAAASAASANGNSVNDRGDAVFNSDLYHHN from the coding sequence GTGACGCGACGCAACGTACTTTTTCTGGTCGCCGCGCTTATCGTGGCCGCGCTCGCCGGCACGGCAGCGCTGCGCCGCTCGCAAGCCCCTGAGCCGATCTCCGACGCACCGCCGGTCGTCGCCGATGCCAATGCATCGGGTGCCTCGGCAGCATCGGGCGTGCCCGGTGTCGCCAGTGCAGCCGTCGGCAGCCTCTCTGGCACCGCTGCCAGCGCTCCGGCAGCCGCCCTGCCGTCGCCCGGTGGTTACTGGGCCAAACTCACGCCTGCCCAGCGCGAAGCCCTGTCGCCGCTTGCACAGGACTGGAATCGCATGAGCGATCGCCAGCGCGAAAAGTGGGTCGAAATCGCCAAACGCTTCGATACGCTCTCGCCGGAAGGCCGCAAACGCCTGCACGACCGCATGGCCGACTGGGTGCGCCTGACGCCCGAGCAACGCCAACTGGCGCGCGAAAGCTATCAGAACGCCAAGACATTGCCGCCGGACCGTAAGGCGCAGGTCTGGCAGCAGTATCAGCAACTGACCGACGATCAGAAGAAGCGTCTGGCCGCGGACGACAAGAAGCAGTCCAACCGTCCCAACGTGGTAAGCGCGCCGCCGTCGGGCCGCACAGGCGTCAAGAATCCGTACGCCGCGGTGCATCGCAAGGATGCCGGCACCACCGGCAAGAACGGCAGCCTGCCGGTACCGGGCCCGTCCACGCCGGGCGGCGCGTCGTCACCGGCAGCCGCACCGGGCACGGGCCAGAGCGCCTCGGCCGCTGCCGCAAGTGGCACCGCTGCCGCCGCCAGTGCTGCGAGCGCGAACGGCAATTCGGTCAACGATCGCGGCGACGCCGTCTTCAACTCGGATCTGTACCACCACAACTGA
- a CDS encoding DUF3619 family protein, whose amino-acid sequence MSHDLETREIRFAHRVRLLLDEASDAPSPNIAARLAAARQEALARKKPEPVAVVQPALVLAGVGAVGGTPEIGGPRRAFDKLGRLGLLWPLAALVIGLAGIAYWEHQQHIQDLADIDAAVLSDELPLSAYADHGFNAYLKRAQ is encoded by the coding sequence ATGAGTCACGATCTGGAAACGAGGGAAATTCGCTTCGCACATCGCGTGCGACTGCTGCTTGACGAAGCGTCCGACGCACCGTCGCCGAATATTGCGGCCCGGTTGGCGGCTGCACGCCAGGAAGCGCTTGCGCGCAAGAAGCCCGAACCGGTGGCCGTTGTGCAACCGGCGCTGGTGCTCGCAGGTGTCGGTGCCGTGGGAGGTACGCCGGAAATCGGCGGGCCGCGCCGCGCATTCGACAAACTGGGCCGTCTGGGCTTGCTCTGGCCGCTCGCCGCATTGGTGATCGGTCTGGCGGGTATCGCCTACTGGGAACATCAGCAACACATTCAGGACCTTGCGGACATCGATGCCGCAGTACTCAGCGACGAACTGCCGCTGTCGGCTTACGCCGATCACGGTTTCAACGCCTATCTGAAGCGTGCCCAGTAG
- a CDS encoding RNA polymerase sigma factor translates to MASDKELADFLAGIERRAFKQAVYAVRDDEAALDIVQDAMIRLAEKYGDKPPADLPLLFTRILQNTIHDYFRRQKVRNTWVTLFSNLGGAADDDRDDYDPLETLLSQDGSVQTESSEDQVSRAEILSIIESEIQKLPARQREAFLMRYWEDMDVAETAATMGCSEGSVKTHCSRATHALAAALKAKGIRL, encoded by the coding sequence ATGGCATCTGACAAGGAACTGGCGGATTTTCTCGCGGGCATCGAACGGCGCGCCTTCAAGCAGGCCGTCTATGCCGTTCGTGACGACGAGGCCGCCCTCGATATCGTTCAGGATGCGATGATCCGCCTCGCCGAGAAGTACGGCGACAAGCCGCCGGCCGACCTGCCGCTGCTCTTCACGCGCATTCTGCAAAACACGATTCACGACTATTTCCGGCGTCAAAAGGTGCGCAACACCTGGGTGACGCTATTCTCGAATCTCGGGGGCGCCGCCGACGACGACCGCGACGATTACGATCCGCTGGAAACCTTGCTCTCACAGGATGGGTCAGTACAGACCGAGAGCAGCGAGGACCAGGTTTCACGGGCGGAAATCCTCTCCATTATTGAATCCGAGATACAGAAGCTACCTGCACGTCAACGAGAAGCCTTCCTCATGCGTTACTGGGAGGACATGGACGTTGCCGAGACCGCTGCCACGATGGGGTGCTCGGAAGGCAGCGTCAAGACGCACTGCTCACGCGCCACACACGCGCTGGCGGCAGCGTTGAAGGCAAAAGGGATCAGGTTATGA
- a CDS encoding acetolactate synthase 3 catalytic subunit, protein MNMPSAEFSEAEATRHQNTSEDMIGAEILVRSLQEEGVEHLWGYPGGSVLYIYDELYKQDKIQHILVRHEQAAVHAADAYSRSTDKVGVCLVTSGPGVTNAVTGIATAYMDSIPLVIITGQVPTAAIGLDAFQECDTVGITRPCVKHNFLVKDVRDLAATIKKAFYIAKTGRPGPVLIDIPKDVSKARCRFEYPKSVSLRSYNPVTKGHSGQIRKAMSLLLSAKRPYIYTGGGIILADASKELNQFCDLLGYPVTNTLMGLGGYRASDPKFLGMLGMHGTYEANMAMQHCDVLIAIGARFDDRVIGNPEHFTSTARKIIHIDIDPSSISKRVKVDIPIVGDVKEVLREMIENLQTAEHGPDTGALADWWKQIEEWRSRDCLAFDRESEIIKPQHVVETYWKLTEGDAFVCSDVGQHQMWAAQYYRFNKPRRWINSGGLGTMGFGLPAAMGVKMAHPDAEVACITGEGSIQMCIQELSTCLQYRTPIKILSLNNRYLGMVRQWQQIEYSKRYSSSYMDALPDFVKLAEAYGHVGMRIEKSSDVEPALREALRLKDRTVFMDFQTDPTENVWPMVQAGKGISEMLLGSEDL, encoded by the coding sequence ATGAACATGCCAAGCGCGGAATTCTCCGAGGCGGAAGCAACTCGCCATCAAAACACTTCCGAAGACATGATTGGCGCCGAGATTCTCGTGCGCTCGCTTCAGGAAGAGGGTGTCGAACATCTGTGGGGTTACCCCGGTGGTTCGGTGCTCTACATCTACGACGAACTCTACAAGCAGGACAAGATCCAGCACATCCTGGTTCGCCATGAGCAAGCTGCCGTGCATGCGGCCGACGCTTATTCGCGTTCCACCGACAAAGTCGGCGTGTGCCTCGTGACGTCTGGCCCCGGCGTGACCAATGCGGTCACCGGTATTGCCACGGCGTACATGGATTCGATCCCGCTCGTGATCATTACCGGGCAGGTGCCCACGGCCGCCATCGGTCTGGACGCCTTCCAGGAATGCGACACGGTCGGTATTACCCGTCCGTGCGTCAAGCACAACTTCCTCGTGAAGGACGTGCGCGACCTCGCCGCCACCATCAAGAAAGCCTTCTATATCGCCAAGACCGGCCGTCCCGGCCCGGTGCTGATCGATATTCCGAAGGACGTGTCGAAGGCACGCTGCCGCTTCGAGTATCCGAAGTCGGTGTCGCTGCGCTCGTACAACCCGGTCACGAAGGGCCACTCGGGCCAGATCCGCAAGGCGATGAGCCTGCTGCTCTCGGCCAAGCGTCCCTATATCTATACCGGCGGCGGCATCATCCTGGCCGATGCATCGAAGGAACTGAACCAGTTCTGCGACCTGCTCGGCTATCCGGTGACCAACACGCTCATGGGCCTGGGCGGGTATCGCGCAAGCGATCCCAAGTTCCTCGGCATGCTGGGCATGCACGGCACGTACGAAGCCAACATGGCCATGCAGCACTGCGACGTGCTCATCGCCATCGGTGCGCGCTTCGACGACCGCGTGATCGGTAACCCGGAACACTTCACCTCGACGGCACGCAAGATCATTCACATCGATATCGACCCGTCGTCGATTTCGAAGCGTGTGAAGGTCGACATCCCGATCGTCGGCGACGTGAAGGAAGTGCTGCGCGAAATGATCGAGAACCTGCAAACGGCCGAACATGGCCCGGACACCGGGGCGCTGGCCGACTGGTGGAAGCAGATCGAGGAGTGGCGCTCGCGCGACTGCCTCGCGTTCGATCGCGAGAGCGAAATCATCAAGCCGCAGCATGTGGTCGAAACCTACTGGAAGCTCACCGAAGGCGATGCCTTCGTGTGCTCGGACGTGGGTCAGCACCAGATGTGGGCCGCGCAGTACTACCGGTTCAACAAGCCGCGCCGCTGGATCAACTCCGGTGGTCTGGGCACGATGGGCTTCGGCCTGCCGGCGGCCATGGGCGTGAAGATGGCGCATCCGGATGCTGAGGTCGCCTGTATTACCGGCGAAGGCTCGATCCAGATGTGCATTCAGGAACTCTCGACGTGCCTGCAATACCGCACGCCGATCAAGATTCTGTCGCTCAACAACCGCTATCTGGGCATGGTTCGTCAGTGGCAGCAGATCGAATACAGCAAGCGTTATTCCAGTTCGTACATGGATGCGCTGCCGGACTTCGTGAAGCTCGCCGAGGCCTACGGTCACGTGGGCATGCGCATCGAGAAGTCGTCGGACGTTGAGCCGGCACTGCGCGAAGCGTTGCGCCTGAAGGACCGCACGGTATTCATGGATTTCCAAACGGATCCCACCGAGAACGTCTGGCCGATGGTTCAGGCCGGCAAGGGCATCAGCGAGATGCTGCTGGGTTCGGAAGATCTGTAA
- the ilvN gene encoding acetolactate synthase small subunit, with amino-acid sequence MRHIISVLLENEPGALSRVVGLFSARGYNIETLTVAPTEDRSLSRMTVVTTGSDDVIEQITKHLNRLIEVVKVVDLTEGAHIERELMLIKVRAVGKEREEMKRMSDIFRGRIIDVTEKTYTIELTGNSSKLDAFIEGLDRTAILETVRTGGSGIGRGERILKV; translated from the coding sequence ATGAGGCACATTATTTCTGTTTTGCTCGAGAACGAGCCGGGCGCGCTGTCGCGCGTTGTCGGCCTCTTCTCCGCACGTGGCTACAATATCGAGACCTTGACCGTCGCGCCGACCGAAGATCGTTCGCTCTCGCGCATGACGGTGGTCACGACGGGCTCCGACGATGTCATCGAGCAGATCACCAAGCACCTGAACCGACTGATCGAAGTGGTGAAGGTGGTCGATCTGACCGAAGGCGCACATATCGAGCGTGAGCTGATGCTCATCAAGGTGCGCGCCGTGGGCAAGGAGCGCGAAGAGATGAAGCGGATGTCGGATATTTTCCGCGGCCGCATCATTGACGTAACTGAAAAGACCTACACGATCGAACTCACGGGCAACTCGTCGAAACTCGACGCGTTCATCGAAGGGCTCGATCGCACGGCGATTCTTGAGACGGTACGTACCGGCGGCTCGGGAATTGGTCGCGGTGAGCGCATCCTGAAGGTCTGA
- the ilvC gene encoding ketol-acid reductoisomerase produces the protein MKVFYDKDADLSLIKGKQVTIIGYGSQGHAHAQNLKDSGVNVTVGLRKNGASWNKAVNAGLNTQEVAEAVKSADIVMMLLPDEQIGDVYKNEVHENIKQGAALAFAHGFNVHYGCVIPRADLDVIMIAPKAPGHTVRSTYSQGGGVPHLIAVAQDKSGAARDIALSYAAANGGGRAGIIETNFREETETDLFGEQAVLCGGTVELIKAGFETLVEAGYAPEMAYFECLHELKLIVDLIYEGGIANMNYSISNNAEYGEYVTGPRVVTEETKKAMKQCLTDIQTGEYAKSFILENKAGAPTLISRRRITAEHQIEQVGGKLRAMMPWIAKNKLVDQSKN, from the coding sequence ATGAAAGTTTTCTACGACAAAGACGCCGACCTCTCCCTCATCAAGGGCAAGCAAGTCACGATCATCGGTTACGGCTCGCAAGGCCATGCCCACGCACAGAACCTGAAGGACAGCGGCGTGAACGTGACGGTCGGTCTGCGCAAGAACGGCGCTTCGTGGAACAAGGCGGTCAACGCCGGCCTGAACACGCAAGAAGTGGCTGAAGCCGTGAAGTCGGCCGACATCGTCATGATGCTGCTGCCGGACGAGCAAATCGGCGACGTGTACAAGAACGAAGTGCACGAAAACATCAAGCAAGGCGCCGCGCTGGCCTTCGCACACGGCTTCAACGTTCACTACGGCTGCGTGATCCCGCGCGCTGACCTGGACGTCATCATGATCGCCCCGAAGGCCCCGGGCCACACGGTGCGCTCGACGTACTCGCAAGGTGGCGGCGTGCCGCACCTGATCGCCGTCGCACAAGACAAGTCGGGCGCCGCTCGCGACATCGCGCTGTCGTACGCTGCCGCTAACGGCGGTGGCCGTGCCGGTATCATCGAAACGAACTTCCGCGAAGAAACGGAAACTGACCTGTTCGGCGAACAAGCCGTGCTGTGCGGCGGTACCGTCGAGCTGATCAAGGCCGGTTTCGAAACGCTGGTGGAAGCTGGCTACGCGCCGGAAATGGCGTACTTCGAGTGCCTGCACGAACTCAAGCTGATCGTCGACCTGATCTATGAAGGCGGTATCGCCAACATGAACTACTCGATCTCGAACAACGCCGAGTACGGCGAGTACGTCACCGGCCCGCGCGTCGTGACGGAAGAGACGAAGAAGGCGATGAAGCAGTGCCTGACGGACATCCAGACCGGCGAATACGCCAAGTCGTTCATTCTGGAAAACAAGGCAGGCGCGCCGACCCTGATCTCGCGCCGCCGTATCACGGCCGAGCACCAGATCGAGCAAGTTGGCGGCAAGCTGCGCGCGATGATGCCGTGGATCGCCAAGAACAAGCTGGTCGACCAGTCGAAGAACTAA
- a CDS encoding phosphatidylserine decarboxylase translates to MNYPHPIIAREGWPFLGIAVAVALVVHFLAGVLWAAPFWVIALFVLQFFRDPPRQVPQQAGAVLSPADGRIVAIETTQDPYAGREALKISVFMNVFNVHSNRAPVDGTVTKVEYFPGRFFNADLDKASLENERNALVIDVGGQIVTSVQVAGLIARRILCYVKPGETLTRGQRYGFIRFGSRVDVYLPLGSRPRVAIGDKVSATSTILAEL, encoded by the coding sequence ATGAATTATCCTCACCCGATCATCGCCCGCGAGGGCTGGCCCTTCCTGGGCATCGCCGTCGCCGTCGCGCTTGTCGTGCACTTTCTGGCAGGCGTGTTGTGGGCCGCGCCGTTCTGGGTGATCGCCCTGTTCGTGCTGCAATTCTTCCGCGATCCGCCGCGTCAGGTGCCGCAGCAGGCAGGCGCCGTGCTTTCGCCGGCCGACGGCCGCATCGTCGCCATCGAAACCACGCAGGACCCCTATGCGGGCCGTGAAGCGCTGAAGATCAGCGTGTTCATGAATGTTTTCAACGTTCACTCGAATCGTGCCCCGGTTGACGGCACGGTGACCAAGGTGGAATATTTCCCGGGGCGTTTCTTCAACGCCGATCTCGACAAGGCGTCGCTTGAGAACGAGCGCAATGCGCTGGTGATCGACGTGGGCGGTCAGATCGTTACGAGCGTGCAAGTCGCCGGCCTGATCGCGCGCCGCATTCTCTGCTACGTGAAGCCGGGCGAGACGCTCACGCGCGGCCAGCGTTACGGTTTCATCCGTTTCGGTTCGCGTGTCGACGTGTACCTGCCGCTGGGCTCGCGTCCGCGCGTGGCCATCGGCGACAAGGTGTCGGCCACCTCGACGATCCTCGCCGAACTGTGA
- a CDS encoding CDP-alcohol phosphatidyltransferase family protein, with protein sequence MPENHRGRLRNNVRHLSPFGRHKNPSADASMNEDHDQVVDEELPVRPRSRGIYLLPNAFTTAALFCGFFAIVQAMNDRFEQAAIAIFFAMVLDGMDGRVARMTNTQSAFGEQYDSLSDMTSFGVAPALVMYEWILHEIGKWGWLAAFVYVAGAALRLARFNANIGVVDKRFFQGLASPAAAALIAGFVWITIDNKLPVNVFWMPWVAFGLTIYAGMSMVSNAPFYSGKALDVRQRVSFGVVLLFMVGFILVSSDPPLVLFGMFCLYSISGYVLWVIRFVKGRRQRIFGEVDE encoded by the coding sequence ATGCCGGAAAACCATCGCGGCCGCTTGCGCAACAATGTCAGACACCTTTCTCCGTTTGGCCGTCATAAAAACCCTTCCGCGGACGCATCGATGAACGAAGACCACGACCAGGTTGTGGACGAAGAGCTGCCGGTACGCCCGCGCAGCCGCGGTATTTACCTGTTGCCGAACGCCTTTACGACGGCGGCGCTGTTCTGTGGCTTCTTTGCCATCGTGCAGGCCATGAACGACCGTTTCGAACAGGCCGCTATCGCCATCTTTTTCGCCATGGTGCTCGATGGCATGGACGGGCGCGTAGCCCGCATGACCAACACCCAGAGCGCGTTTGGCGAGCAATACGATTCGCTTTCCGACATGACGTCGTTCGGCGTGGCGCCGGCGCTGGTCATGTACGAATGGATTCTCCACGAGATCGGCAAATGGGGCTGGCTCGCGGCATTCGTCTATGTGGCCGGTGCGGCGCTGCGTCTGGCGCGCTTTAACGCGAACATCGGCGTGGTCGACAAGCGCTTCTTCCAAGGTCTGGCCAGTCCGGCGGCGGCGGCGCTCATTGCCGGGTTCGTCTGGATCACGATCGACAACAAGCTGCCCGTGAACGTGTTCTGGATGCCCTGGGTGGCGTTCGGTCTGACGATCTACGCCGGGATGTCGATGGTCTCGAATGCACCGTTCTACAGCGGCAAGGCGCTCGATGTGCGTCAGCGCGTGTCGTTCGGGGTGGTGCTGCTGTTTATGGTCGGCTTCATTCTAGTGTCGTCCGACCCGCCGCTAGTGCTGTTCGGCATGTTCTGCCTGTACAGCATTTCGGGCTACGTGCTGTGGGTCATCCGCTTCGTGAAGGGCCGCCGCCAGCGGATCTTCGGTGAGGTGGACGAGTAA
- the lysM gene encoding peptidoglycan-binding protein LysM, giving the protein MGILDFVKEAGQALLGSKAQAAEPPPPGPDADAANRTAAEAIENYIKTQNLDATGLTVTFDGASRTVTVFGVAADQATKEKILLCCGNVKGVAQVDDKMSVSTASAEATYHTVESGDTLSAISKKVYGDANKYNVIFEANKPMLSSPDKIYPGQVLRIPPA; this is encoded by the coding sequence ATGGGCATTCTGGACTTCGTGAAGGAAGCCGGTCAGGCACTGTTGGGCAGCAAGGCGCAAGCCGCCGAGCCGCCCCCGCCTGGCCCCGATGCGGACGCCGCCAACCGGACGGCCGCCGAGGCCATCGAGAACTACATCAAGACGCAGAACCTCGATGCCACGGGCCTGACCGTGACCTTCGACGGCGCATCGCGCACCGTGACGGTGTTCGGCGTGGCGGCCGATCAGGCGACCAAGGAAAAGATTCTGCTTTGCTGCGGCAACGTGAAGGGGGTCGCGCAGGTCGACGACAAGATGTCGGTGTCGACGGCGTCTGCCGAGGCGACTTATCACACCGTCGAGAGTGGCGACACGCTCTCAGCCATCTCGAAGAAGGTCTACGGCGACGCCAACAAGTACAACGTCATCTTCGAGGCGAACAAGCCGATGCTTTCCAGCCCGGACAAGATCTACCCGGGGCAGGTGCTGCGCATTCCGCCGGCCTGA
- a CDS encoding 2-isopropylmalate synthase codes for MADKLIIFDTTLRDGEQSPGASMTRDEKIRIARQLERLRVDVIEAGFAASSNGDFESIKAIAGIVKDSTVCSLARANDRDIARAAEALKGANSSRIHTFIATSPLHMEKKLRMTPDQVFEQAKLAVRFARQFTDNIEFSPEDGSRSDLDFLCRVLEAVIDEGATTINVADTVGYGVPELYGQLVRTLRERVPNSDKAVWSVHCHNDLGMAVANSLAGVQLGGARQIECTINGLGERAGNTSLEEVVMALKTRKDYFGLELGIDTTQIVPASKLVSQITGFNVQPNKAVVGANAFAHASGIHQDGVLKARDTYEIMRAEDVGWTANKIVLGKLSGRNAFKQRLQELGIEMESEQDVNAAFARFKELADQKSEIFDEDILAIVSNEAQAESGEHFYLVSMAQHSETGERPSARVVFTAQGKELVGESEGNGPVDAVLNAIESQVQSGAEQLLYSVNAITTGTQSQGEVTVRLSKGGRIVNGVGTDPDIVAASAKAYLSALNKLYSKAEKLNPQLTP; via the coding sequence ATGGCTGACAAGCTGATCATTTTCGACACGACCTTGCGCGACGGCGAACAGTCGCCCGGCGCCTCGATGACGCGCGACGAGAAGATTCGTATCGCCCGCCAACTGGAGCGTCTGCGCGTGGACGTCATCGAAGCCGGCTTTGCGGCCAGCTCGAACGGCGACTTCGAGTCGATCAAGGCAATCGCCGGTATCGTCAAGGACAGCACGGTGTGCTCGCTGGCGCGCGCCAACGACCGTGACATCGCCCGTGCCGCCGAGGCGCTCAAAGGGGCCAACTCCTCGCGTATCCACACGTTCATCGCCACTTCCCCGCTGCACATGGAGAAGAAGCTGCGCATGACGCCCGATCAGGTGTTCGAACAGGCCAAGCTTGCCGTGCGCTTTGCCCGTCAATTCACCGACAACATCGAATTCTCGCCGGAAGACGGCAGCCGCTCGGATCTGGACTTCCTCTGCCGCGTGCTCGAAGCCGTGATCGACGAGGGCGCCACGACCATCAACGTGGCCGACACGGTCGGCTACGGCGTGCCGGAACTCTACGGTCAACTCGTGCGTACGCTGCGTGAGCGCGTGCCGAACTCGGACAAGGCCGTCTGGTCGGTTCACTGCCACAACGATCTGGGCATGGCCGTGGCGAACTCGCTGGCCGGTGTGCAGTTGGGCGGCGCGCGCCAGATCGAGTGCACGATCAATGGTCTGGGCGAGCGCGCGGGCAATACGTCGCTCGAAGAAGTGGTCATGGCGCTCAAGACGCGCAAAGACTACTTCGGTCTGGAACTGGGCATCGACACGACGCAGATCGTGCCGGCATCGAAGCTGGTGTCGCAGATTACCGGTTTCAACGTGCAGCCGAACAAGGCCGTGGTCGGCGCCAACGCCTTTGCACACGCGTCGGGCATCCATCAGGACGGCGTGCTCAAGGCGCGCGATACCTACGAAATCATGCGCGCGGAAGATGTGGGCTGGACCGCGAACAAGATCGTGCTGGGCAAGCTCTCGGGCCGCAACGCGTTCAAGCAGCGCTTGCAGGAGCTGGGTATCGAGATGGAGTCGGAGCAGGACGTGAACGCCGCGTTTGCCCGCTTCAAGGAACTGGCCGATCAGAAGTCGGAAATCTTCGACGAAGACATTCTGGCGATCGTCTCGAACGAAGCGCAGGCGGAGAGCGGCGAGCACTTCTATCTGGTCTCGATGGCGCAGCACTCCGAGACCGGCGAGCGCCCGAGCGCGCGCGTGGTGTTCACGGCACAGGGCAAGGAACTGGTGGGCGAGTCTGAAGGTAACGGGCCGGTCGACGCAGTGCTCAACGCCATTGAATCGCAGGTGCAAAGCGGTGCCGAGCAACTGTTGTACTCGGTCAACGCGATCACCACGGGCACCCAGTCGCAGGGCGAAGTGACCGTGCGTCTGTCGAAGGGCGGCCGTATCGTGAACGGCGTGGGCACCGATCCGGACATCGTGGCCGCATCGGCCAAGGCGTACCTGTCGGCGCTCAACAAGCTGTATTCGAAGGCCGAGAAGCTCAACCCGCAACTCACGCCGTAA